The sequence ATTTTGTTGGTACCAACCGATAATACGATCGTGACAATTGATTGTAACGCTTCTGGAATCGCCGCAACAGCTATCGCCACCGAGAACATCAAGGCATCGAGGACAGCTTGCGTCATATCGACGTCAGCATCACTAAAGAATAATCGGCCAACCTGAACGGCAAAAATCAGTACACAGAGTAACAAAATCACAATGCCGAGCTTTTTACTAAAGTCATCCAGCTTTCTTTGTAACGGTGTTTCCTTCGCTTCAGCGGTTTCGATCATTTCCGCAATTTTACCGATTTTCGCCTTCTCCCCTGTTGCTGTTACAACAAACGTTCCACGGCCATTAACAACTAATGAACTGGAGAAAACCATATTTGTCTGATCACCAATTGACACTTCTTCTGTAATTGGTTCAGTCATTTTATCAACGGCATTAGATTCCCCTGTCAACATACCTTCATTTATTTTTAACGATTCTGCTTCAATCAAACGCCCATCCGCCGGAATATAATCACCAGCTTCGAGCAACACAATATCTCCAGGAACAAGTTCTCTCGCCATAATTGTCTGATTGGTTCCATTTCGGATGACTTTCGCTTCCGGTGCTGACATATCACGTAATGCTTCTAATGAACTTTCTGCTTTTTTCGTTTGCACCACACTTATGACAGAGTTCAGCAAAATGACGATAAAAATAATGAGTGACTCAATAATTTCTCCTAATACAAGCTGAACGATGGCAGCAATTAAGAGAACGACAACCATCGCATCCTTAAATGTTTCTAAAAAGAGTTTCCATGTCGGGACTTTTTCTTTATCTGCAATTTCGTTGTAGCCTTCCTGCTCCAGCCGATTACTGGCTTCATTATCTGATAAACCTGAAGAAGGCTCAACCTCCCATTTCTCCAAAATCTCTTGCTTGGACTTTTGGTAAGTACTCACGTTTTTTCCCCTCCTGCATCTAACGTAATCAACACTTTCTCAATTCGATAATCAGACATCTCTACTGTTTTAAAGGTGACATTTTTATACGTAATCGTCGGTCGCTCTTCCAATTTTGGAATATAACCTAGCTGGTTTACCATAAATCCATTAACGGTTTCAAATTCTTCAGATGGTAACTCCAGGTGAAAGGCATCTTCTAATAAATAGAGATTCGTTGTTCCTTCTACTTCATACTGATGCTCATTCACTTTCTTCAAGCTGCTTGATTCATCCTCACCAGGCAGGTGATGTTCGCTTAATATTTCTCCGACAATTTCTTCGACCATATCCTCAATCGTGACTAATCCATCAATTCCACCATATTCATCGACGACGATCGCAATATGGATATTATGTTTTTTCATGTCTTGGAAAGCCGTATCAATTGGCTGTGATTCCATCACATAATAAGGTTTACGCAAGAGATGATGCCATGAGTTTTCTTTTGTCTGAAGAAAAGTAAACATCTCCTTGATATGTAATATCCCGACAATATGATCAATGTCACCATCGTAAACAGGAAAACGTGTATATCGCTTTTCGTTGATAATCGTTAATATTTCTTCTGTACTATCTTCTTTATCTATCGCCGAAATATCGGTTCGATGTGTCATTACATCTGAAACGGTCTTATCATTAAACTCAAAAATATTATGGATCATTCTTTTTTCGTCATTCTCGATCGTTCCTCTTTCCCCACCAATATCGACTAACATCCGAATTTCTTCTTCGTTCGCTTCTTCCTGTTTCGCATTCGGGTCGACACCAAACATCTTCACAATCAGATTGGTGGAAACATTCAGGATTTTGACAAAAGGAAAACTGACTTTAAATAATATCGAAAGTGGTGTGATGGTTTTGTAGGCAATCGCTTCGGCCTTTTGCAGTGCCAATTGCTTTGGTACTAATTCCCCGATGACGAGTGTAAAGTAAGACAAAAGAATCGTAATGGTTACCACCGCGATCGACTGAAGCAAGGATAAGGATACAGGAACACCGATATCAACGAGCCATTCTGCTAATGGACCTGCGAATCTGTCTGCTGCGAAGGCACTGGCCATAAAACCTGCCAATGTGATACCAATTTGAATCGTAGCTAGAAAACGACCAGGCTCTGCTAACAACGCTTGAAGCTTTTCTGATTTTTTATCGCCTTGCTCTGCTCTCTTTTTTATTTTATTATCATTTAATGCTACTAAGGAGATTTCAGATGCGGCAAAAAATGCATTGATGAGTATTAATACAATTAAAATAATGAAGGATAATACCAAATAATCACCTCGTTTTTTGTATACCTACCTTTGTTATACCCAAAATAAACAGGAATAAGACAAGAATTTTTAGAGAAAGGCGTGAAAACCATTACAAAATATGACATAATATATTATGATAGAAATATAACGCATTATGTGTGATAATTAACATATTGTAATTTAGTACGTAGAAAGTAGTTGGTGATACTTATGCAATTAGAAATAGATCAATCATCCTTACCCGTATATGAAGCATTAGCTAGTCAAGTCAGACTGGAAATCATCCAGTTATTATCAAAGAACAAAATGAATATCAAAGATCTTTCCAGTGCATTGGGGATCAGTAGTCCGATTGTTACGAAACATATTGAGAAATTAGAACGAGCTGGTATTATCCGAACAGAAAAAATCCCAGGTAAATCTGGTCTGCAGCGAATCTCGATTTTAAAAGTAGACCATATTGAAATCAATTTCCCAAAAAAGATTTATCATTCCTTTGCTACATACGAGACAGCGATTCCGGTCGGTCACTATACAGACTATCACGTTGTTCCTACATGCGGCTTAGCAACGACGAAGGATTTCATCGGACCTGTAGACCAGACGAAATTTTTCATGGACCCACAACGGATGGATGCACGCATCCTGTGGTTTACGCAAGGTTTTCTCGAATATAAAACGCCTAATTATTTGAATGAAGAGGATCAGTTGCAACAAATGGATATCAGCTTTGAAATATCATCTGAGTTCCCATTTTCCAATGAGGTTTGGCCATCTGATATCACCTTCACGCTGAATGATATGGAACTGGGTACATGGCAAAGCCCAGGAGATTTTGCCGATACCAGAGGAAAATATAATCCGGACTGGTGGCCGCATAATCTTAATCAATATGGTTTGTTAAAAACCATCCGGATTACGTCACACGGTACCTATATGGATGGTGAACCAATGTCAGATATCACGATCCATGATTTAGATACGTCTTCCGAGGGCTGGAAGTTTCGTGTAGAAGTAAAAGAAGATGCCGAAAACATTGGCGGTGTCACATTATTTGGCCGCGAATTCGGTAACCATGATCAGGATATTAACTTTAAATTGTA is a genomic window of Gracilibacillus salinarum containing:
- a CDS encoding hemolysin family protein, with the protein product MVLSFIILIVLILINAFFAASEISLVALNDNKIKKRAEQGDKKSEKLQALLAEPGRFLATIQIGITLAGFMASAFAADRFAGPLAEWLVDIGVPVSLSLLQSIAVVTITILLSYFTLVIGELVPKQLALQKAEAIAYKTITPLSILFKVSFPFVKILNVSTNLIVKMFGVDPNAKQEEANEEEIRMLVDIGGERGTIENDEKRMIHNIFEFNDKTVSDVMTHRTDISAIDKEDSTEEILTIINEKRYTRFPVYDGDIDHIVGILHIKEMFTFLQTKENSWHHLLRKPYYVMESQPIDTAFQDMKKHNIHIAIVVDEYGGIDGLVTIEDMVEEIVGEILSEHHLPGEDESSSLKKVNEHQYEVEGTTNLYLLEDAFHLELPSEEFETVNGFMVNQLGYIPKLEERPTITYKNVTFKTVEMSDYRIEKVLITLDAGGEKT
- a CDS encoding ArsR/SmtB family transcription factor yields the protein MQLEIDQSSLPVYEALASQVRLEIIQLLSKNKMNIKDLSSALGISSPIVTKHIEKLERAGIIRTEKIPGKSGLQRISILKVDHIEINFPKKIYHSFATYETAIPVGHYTDYHVVPTCGLATTKDFIGPVDQTKFFMDPQRMDARILWFTQGFLEYKTPNYLNEEDQLQQMDISFEISSEFPFSNEVWPSDITFTLNDMELGTWQSPGDFADTRGKYNPDWWPHNLNQYGLLKTIRITSHGTYMDGEPMSDITIHDLDTSSEGWKFRVEVKEDAENIGGVTLFGREFGNHDQDINFKLYYI